The Streptomyces sp. NBC_00286 nucleotide sequence AAGTCGGCGAAGCGGGCTTCCAGGTTCTCCAACTGGACGAGCAGGCGGGCGAGTTGCTCGTCGCAGGACTCCACGCTGTCGGCGGCGGTGAGCGCGCCGGCGGCGGACTGGCCGAGGAGTGCGAACTCGGCGGCGAACTCCGCGCGCCCCTCGTGGTCGAGGAGTTCGCGGCGGCGGGCGTCGAGCGTGGCGCGGGCACGGTTGACGCCGCCCAGGACCTCGGCGATGCGCTCCAGGATGGACGTACGGACCGTGGCGTCGCCGATGTCGAGTCCGGCGACGACCTCGGTGACGGTCTGCAGCCCGTCGGTCAGTTCGTCGAGGCGGGCCGTGACGGGTGCGGCCTCGGCGGCGGTGGTGATCGACTCGGCGTCCGTGACGAGTTGTTCGAGGTCCTGGTGGTGGCCGGTGAAGGCGTCCTCGCGGGCCAGGAAGGCGACGGCACGCTGCCCGAAGGTGGCCAGGTCCGCCTCGGCATCGGCGGTGAGTTCGTCGATGCGGGCGGTGTCCGCGTACCGCATCTCCTTGAGGGTGAGCAGGTGCCCCTGTGCGTGGCGCAGTTCGGTCAGGCCGCTCACCCAGGCGGCGGCGTTCCGTGGTGCCTCACCCCGCAGTCGCCGTACGAGCGAGGCGATGCGTGTGGCTGCCTCGCCGAGTGCGTCGGCGGCCTGCCGGGTGAGGGCCTGGACGGTCTCGAATTCGGTCAGCACCTGCTCGGCGGTGATCCGCACCTGCTCCAACGGGGCGCGTAGATCGCCGAGTTCGGGGTCACCCAGCCAGTGGTACGAGTCCGCCGCCCGGACGCACGCGGCGGCCAGCGCCGCGTACACCTCGGTCGTCGGGGTCGTCTCGGTGACGGCGCGCGTGACGGACAGGCAGTCGGAGATGCCGCGTACGAGGTCGGCGTTGCCGACGCGGGCCAGCGGTCCGGTGCCGGTGGGTGCGGTGGCGGCGTGCGTGTCGGAGACATACGGGGAACGCCACCGCTGGATGGGATGCACGCGTTGCGGCTCGTCGCTGTCGGCCCGCAGCACCGTGAGGGCGCCGTCGTCGAACAGGGCCCAGCCGTGGCAGGACAGTGGGGTGGCGACCTCCTTGCGGATCATGTTGTAAGGCAGCAGCAGGCTGCGGCCCTCCACGCGCGCGTGGAACGCGAACAGCACGTCCTCGCCGTTGGGCGAGCGGACCATGCGCTCGAACTCCAGGTCGGCCGTGTCCGTGCCGTCGAAGGTCTTGTACGCCCCGGTGGCCAGGCAGTAGCCGCCGGGAAAGACGATGCCCTGGTCCTCGGGCAGCCGGCGGCACGCCTGCCCGATGCCGTCGAGGCGTACGACGGCCTTGGTGAGGGTGTTGAAGACCAGATACCGGTGGGACTGCTCCTTGTAGGGGCGGATTCGCAGCAGGATCAGGGCGCCCACGCGCGCGTGGGCGATGTCCGCGTCGGCGAGCGACTGGAGCGGCTCGTCGACCGGTTCGGCGTACATCCCCTCCCCGGTCTCGGTGTTGTCCTCGACCTTGACGGTGAGGGTGCCGCCGACCGTCTCGACGAAGACCTCGCCCTGGACGGACACATGTGGGTGGCGGCCGAGGACGTGGTCCTCGCGCGTTGCCTCGGTCCACTCGAAGTCGTGGGAGGGCGGGAAGACATGGTCGCGCTCGCCGCGTGCGTCGAGGAAGGTCGCCCGGCCGTCGTCGGACAGCGCCCAGCGCAGGACGCGGATGTCGTCGGCCTTCTCGCCGGTCTGGAACACCGCCAGCAACTTGCCGTCGGTGCGGCGCAGTTGGAGGAGGTGGGCCTGACGGTAGTAGCGATAGAGGGCCGCGAACTCCCGTACGAACGCGGGGTCGTCGAGGAGACCCGGGACGGCGTCCTCGGGCAGCCGGTTCAGGTCGTGGTCGTGCAGCGCGAAGACGTCGGCCACCGTCGTCTCCGGCTTGAGGCCGAGGAACACGTTGTAGCCGAACAGCAGGTGGTCGCCGACGGCGACGATGTCGCGCGGCACGCAGTTGTGCTCGGTGCGGATGCGCTCGGTGCCGGTGAGTTCGAGCCGCGTCGAGCCGAACTCCTCGGTGCGGCGGGCGTTGAGCGCCTCGGCGCGCCGGGCGAGCTCGGTGGCCTGCGCGGCGAGGCGGTCGCGCAGCACTTCGTACGTACCGGTGTCGAGTACTTCGTACGTACCGGTGTCGAGCGTGTCGTACGTACCGGTGTCCAGGCCGGTTGCCATGGTCCAGCTTCCCTTCGAGGAGCAGGGTCCGCAGCTGCCGTCCCCTGTGCGGCAGCTGCGGACCCGTGGGGCGGGTGATCAGGCCTTGACGCCGCCGTTGAGTTCGGCGAGCGGCAGGTCGGCCAGGCCCAGTTCGCCCGCCCGGTCCATGAGCTGCTCCAGTCGGCCGGCGTTGGCTCCGCCCGTGTTCATCAGCTTCATCAGCAGCGCGGAGACGGTCAGGTTCTGCACGTCGGCCGTGGAGACCGAGCCGAGGACGCGGCTCAGGTCGTCGGTGAAGCTCGACGTGCCGTCCAGCCAGGGCCCGGCGAGCGCCTGCGCGGTCTCGGAGTGCTGTACGAAGCCGTCGACGCTCTTGCCGAGCGCGATCGAGGAGACGAGGCGGTCGAAGAAGACGGACTCCCCGCCGACGATGTTGATGTCGGCGTTCTCCAGGCCGGTCGCCAGCACCGTGGCCTGTGCCTCGGCGACCTGCCGCTGTACGTCCAGACCGGCCAGCCGGATGTCCTTCTCGGCCTCCAGACGCAGCCGGTACTCCTCGTGGCCGCGGGACGCGTCGTCGAGGGCGGCCATCGCGGCGGCCTTCTCGGTCAGCCCGGCCGCCTCGGCCTTCAGCCGGCCGCCGATCGCCTCGGCCTCCGCGTGCGCCTTCGCCCGTGCGCCCTCGGCCTCCGCCTTGAGGCGTGCCTGGGTGGCCTCCGCCTCCGCGAGGCCGGCCTTCTCGATGACCTCGGCCTCCTTGTCGCGGACCTGGACGGCCGCGAGCCCTTCGGCCGCCGCCTCGGCCTGGATGCCCTCGGCGAGCCGCAGCTTGGCCCGCGCGTCCAGGTCGGCGGCCTTCAACCCCGCTTCCGCCAGCGTGAGTTGCTCGGCCGCCCGGTGCGTGGCCGCCTGCTCGGCCGCCTCCGCCGCCTTGATGTCCTTGACCAGCTTCTCCTGCGCCTGAGCCTCGGCGGCGATGATCACGGTCTGCCGGCCGCGCTCGGCCTCCTCCACCGCGCGCAGCTTCTTGATGGACTCCTCCTGCTCGGCGACCGTACGGTCCACCGCGACCCGCTCCCGGATGACCTCGGCGATCTCCCGCTTCTCCGCCTCGACCTCCTTCTCGGCGGAGATCCGGGTCAGCTCGGTCTCCCGCTCCCGCGCGATGACTTCGAGGAGGCGGTCCTTCTCGATGCGCTCGTTCTCGATGGCGATGACCCGCTCGCGGTTCTTCTGCGCGACGGCCACCTCGCGGGCCTGGTTCTCCCGCTGGATGCCCAGCTGCTCCTCGGTCTTGAGGAACGCGCCCTGCGACCGCAGCCGCTCCTCCTCCATCACCCGCGCCGTCTCGGCCTCCTCACGGGCCCGTACGGTGTCGATCTCCCGCTTCTGCTTGATCTCGGCGTCTGCCTGACGGCGCTCCAGTTCGAGGATGGCCTCCCGGGCGTCGACGTTCTGCCGGGTGATCTCCTTCTCCTCGGTGCGCTGGAACTCGTTGGTGCGCACGTGCTCGATGGCCGTCAGCTCGGTGATCTTGCGGATGCCCTGTGCGTCCAGGACGTTGGCCGGGTCGAGCTGGGAGAGCGGCGTCTGCTCCAGGTAGTCGATCGCCGCGTCCTCCAGGTGGTAGCCGTTGAGGTCGATGCCGATGATCTCGATGATCCGGTACCGCAGTTCCTCGCGCTTGGTGTAGAGGTCGGTGAAGTCCATCTGCTTGCCGACGGTCTTCAGCGCCTCGGAGAACTTCGCGTTGAACAGCTCCTGCAGCGTGTCCTTGTCACTGGCACGGGTCGTGCCGATCGCCTGGGCGACCCTGATGACGTCCTCGACGGTCTTGTTGACCCGTACGAAGAACGAGATCCGGATGTCGGCGCGGATGTTGTCCCGGCAGATCAGCCCGTCCCGGCCGGTGCGGGTGATGTCGATGGTCTTCACCGAGATGTCCATCACCTCGGCCTTGTGCAGCACCGGCAGCACGACCTGCCCGGTGAACGTCACATCGACCTTCCGCATCTTCGAGACGATCAGCGCCTTGCCCTGCTCCACCTTGCGGAACAGCCGGGAGAAGACGAACAGCAGGGCGAGCGTGGCGAGCAGGACAGCGGCGACGAGCACGCCGATGCCCACGGTGGTGGCATCCATGGCATACGTCCTTGAGGCGTAAGGGAGTTGACTGATGAGGGAGAAAGGCGCCGGGGTGTGTCCGGGGGCGGCGCGGCTCAGGCAGCGCGGTCCCGCGGATGGAGCGCGTCGGCGCGATCTCGGGAGTCGAGCGCGGCGGCATACGGCGCGCCCCGGAAAGGTTCTTCGGCCTCATCGGCGGCACACGGCACAGTGATGCCGTCGCCGATGCGGGCCTCGGCGTGCCGGGGCGGCTCGGGTTCGTCGGGGAAGAGGCGGTGCAACGGCCGTACGAACAGGCAGGTCAGCCGCCAGGCGGCGAGCAGCACCCCGACCGGCACCACCAGGCGCAGCAGTCCGCCGAGGGTTCCCGAGGGCACGAACACGTCCAGCAGGATCGCCGCCCCCAGGCTGAGGAACCAGGCAAGCACCGTCAGCAGTGAGAACGCGACCGCGACCGGCACCCCGCCCATGCCCCAGGCGTCGAGGTCGGTATCCGCGTCGAAGCTGTCGGAGCCGGCCGCGCCGAAGGCGACGAGAACCCAGAATCCGACGACCACGACGAGGGCCGCGGTGAACAGAAGGGTGGGAAAGCCGGTAGCCGCTTCAAGAAACGCCCGCATGTCCACCCCCCGCTCATCACGTCATCGCATCTGGCCCGTGGAGAGGTCCGGGCCCCGGTGCCGGGAGTCGGCGTCCCTGCCGGTACCCGGCACCGGGGCTACCTGCGGCTTCCCCCGAGGACATCGTGCCTGCGGGAGACCCGCCCTCGCATTGCCGGATCCCGGCAGCATTCACCCGGGCCTCCATGCCGGTTCCCGTTAAGACGGCGTCACTGGCGCATCAAGATGCGGGAGCACTCCAGGAAACGAACGTCGCCCGCCTGAAGCACTGGGAGAGGGCCCGGAAACCGGCAACAAACCGTGCTCGTCGCTGCCCGGTCACCCCCCTGCCCCCGGCACCGTCGGACAGCCACCATTGGCGCATGGCCCGCTTCCAGCACACAGTGACACTCGCCCCCGTACCCCGCCGCTGGTTCGAGTCATGCGTCGTCATGCTCCACGACCTGGCGGAGAGTCTCGAAGAAGACGGGGTACGGCTGCGGCTGCCCGACGGACGTCCACTGCCGGAACTGCTCCTGGCCGAGGGAAGCCATCTGCGACCAGGCGCCCGTTACCGTCACGAGAGCGGCGACGCGGACGGGGAGCCTGATCCCGATGCGGCGCTCACGGTCCTGGCCTGGGACCGGCGACGGGAGACTGTCCTGGAGATCGTCACCCTCGACAGCAACCCCCACAACGCCACACACGCGGTCTGCACGCTCAGGCTCACCAGCGCCGAACGGCCACGGGATGCGGAAGTCTCGGGGGAGATGCGGACAAGCGGCGGCAGCTGGACGAAGTACACCAGCGGCAGCGGACGCCTCCATCTCGATCTCCGCAAGTGGTGGCCCTCCGCGGCAGGCTCCGGCCGCCTCACGGCCCCACCCCTCATCGGCACCCTCGACCACCCGCTCACCCACGCCACAGTGAAGGTCGTACCGCGTCTGGCCCAGGACGGGCAGTGGCGAGTCACCGTAAAGGTACGAGTCAAGGGCCGCTCCTTCGCCCGTCTGCTGCTCCCCGTCGCGATGGCCGTCGCCGGACGGCGGGTACGCGCAGCCTTCGCCGAGGCGCTGGACCACGCGGCGGAGTCGTGGAACGGACAGGTACCCGTGCTGGTCCGCAAGGACATGGAGCTACTGCGCCTGGAACTCATCGAGTCGCTGTTCAAGGCCGATGAGGAACACAAACCGGAGGCATCTCGATGACCCGGGTACTCGTGGTCGAGGACGATCCGCGGATCGTCCGGGCCTTGGCGCTCAATTTGAAGGCACGGATGTACGAGGTCGGCACCGCCTCCGACGGTGCCACGGCCCTGCGGTCGGTCGCCGCCGACCCGCCGGATGTGGTGCTGCTCGACCTCGGGCTGCCGGACATGGACGGCATCGACCTCATCAGAGCCCTGCGCGGCCGCGCCCGGGTGCCGATCCTGGTGGTCTCCGCCCGCCATGCCTCGCCGGAGAAGATCGCGGCCCTCGATGCCGGCGCCGACGACTATGTGACCAAGCCGTTCAGCATGGATGAGCTGATGGCCCGGGTGCGTGCCGCCGTCCGTCGCACCACGGACGTAGGGGCAGGTGAATCGGGGATCGTCACCACGGACGATTTCACCATCGACCTGCTCGCGAAGAGGGTCCGCCGCGGTGAGGAGAACGTACGCCTGACCCCGACACAGTGGCAGTTGCTGGAGGTGCTGATCCGCCACCCGGGGCGGCCGGTCAGCCACAGGCAACTGCTCCAAGAGGTATGGGGCCCGCCGTACGAGACGCAGACGAACTACCTGCGGGTCTACATGGCGCAGCTGCGGCGCAAACTGGAGACAGACCCCTCACATCCGCGGTATCTCATCACCGAGCCGGGCATGGGATACCGCTTCGAGAAGTAATCCCCTTCCTGTCCTGTCCTGTCCTGTCCTTTCCTGTCCCGTCCCGTCCGGTACCGGCCTGGCGACCCGCTGCTGTGGACGTGCGCGTGCACTTCCGCCACACGCCAGCTCTCGCGGCCACCGTGCTCGACGGCGCCGCCATCGCCCACGGGGCCTTCTTCATCTCGGGCACACTGTTGCCGGTGCTCGCCGTGGCGGCACCATCCCGCGCAGCCACCGTGGCTGTCATCGCGGGAGCGATGCCCGTACTGGGATCGCTGGTCCCTGCAGTGCTGTTCTTCGTGGCGAGGCTGCGGTCGGGCTGCTACAACACCGTGTCGACCGCCCGGAAGCCCTTCTGTCGACAAACGAAAAGGACACCCCTACTCACAGACACAACCACATAAGCCAGCAGCCGAGCTGCCCCTACACAGTTCGCTCGCATCACAGCGGCGCCATATCAACCGCTCGATTCACTCTTTGTTCAGCGAGAACGCCCCATTCATGGGCTCCTCCGACGCGGCAGCAATCCGGCCTGTCCGCCGCCACTGCCTGAGCACGGCCCGACCGTAGTTGTTCGTGCCGGCTACTCGATCCAATTCCGTCCCGTTCGGCGTGCGACCAGCAGCCTGCTGACGCTGGAAGTAGTCCCACATGACCTCCTCAGCGTTCTGCCCGGCCTTGGGTCGCGCGACCGAGGAAGAGCGAGAATCGCTGCTCTCGCTCTCGCGCTCACTGCGAGAGTCTCGCTGTGGTGCAGCGAGCCCGTCTCGCTTGGCTTCCGGTGCGCTCGGCCGTGGCTTCGGGACGAGACCGGAGGCCTGTTCTCGCGGCCCACTCTCGGTCCGTTCTCGGTCGCTGGACCGATGCGCGAGAAGTTCCACCGAGAACAGGAGGGCGACCGGCGGCCATCCCGCGACGAGCACTGGCTGCCAGGCGAGAGCCGGTGCTGCCGCGACGTTGGCCGCAAGGGACACTCCGATGCCGAGCAGAAACGCCATCGGGCACAGCCACGCCGCACCCACGTCTCAAGGTCAGCCGCGCGAGAACCGTCCTTGCGGGGCTCCTCGGCGGCCCTCATCGAGGCTCACCGCCCTTGCGGCCCCGCCGCGGGACCGCGACCGTAGCCGAAACTACGAGCTCACGGGCCCTGCGGGCTGGTCCTCTGTTTTCGTCGAGCCCCCTGTCGGATTCGAACCGACGACCTACGCATTACAAGTTGTCCGATCTTGGTCCAGGAGTGTCCACGGACGTCCATGGCGCAGCCAAAACCACTGGTCAGAGAAGCTTTCGGACGTCAGTGGACGGTAGCGGACCAACCTGGATCCCGTGGCAATCGAGACCACAACTGAGACCGAACTCCCAGGGGGCCGCCTTGGTCCGTTGAAACCAGTTGCGCGCCTCTACCTCACCCAAGGAACCTGGCGCGATGACGGAGCACGATGAACTAGATCTCCCCCTCGGGCGCATGGTCCGCACAGCAGCCCAATTTGAACTTCGCCTTGAACTGGTGGTGAAGCAGCTCTGCGAGAGCCCCTTTGGCGCGCTGCTTCTGAGCGGAGAATCCAGTAGTCGGCTTCTCAACGCGTGCCGAACCCTGCTTGAGGCGCACGACGAGATCCCACCGACACCGCGTGAGGAACTTCAGTCGATCTTGCGTGAGGGCAAAGCGCTGCTCGACAGGCGGCATCGGTACGTTCATGGTGCCGCTGGGATCGTGGGTGAGACAGGCGAGTTGTTGAGCATGCGGTTCCGCCGCATGAAGGCCGAACCCGAGTTCAGCAAGCGCAGCAGTGACGATCTCACCGAACTCGCGGACGCCTTCGACGAGCTCACCGATCGAGCAACCAAGTGGATGCTCGCCTGTGTCGCTGGCTTTGTCTCCTCATAGCCCCGGCATCCCTGTTGAACCCCAGTTTGGCCCCCGACTCTCGCCAGTTGCGCAGGCCGTGTCGGGCTCGGCAAAGCACGGCCGAGCCCGGTTGACAGCGTTCGGTGGTCATCAACCAGCAGCTCAGATCTGGTGACAAGGGTATGCATCGCCTATGAGGTCATTCAGGTCACTGGTCCCAGAACTTATAGGCGTGGGCTTCATAAATCGGGTCTCCGCGAGGTTTCAGAGACGGTACCTTGGGTGGTAGCCATCGAAGGAGTGGGAGCGAATGTCTAAGAACGACGATGATTTCGAGTTTGAGGCGCTTCTGAGTATTAACGAGGAAGAGGAAGAGGCGCAAAAAGGAGACGCCTCCCCAGCACCGGAAGAGGAGGCCGAGGTAAAGAAGATTGAGGCAGCAGGATTTGCCCTGTCACAATTTGGCGGCGATCGTTTCAGATTCGAAGAGACGAGGAGGCCTCTCAACTCTGCCCAGCGCCGCAGATACATCGTCACCAGAGAAAACCTGAGTGACGTCTCTTCCGTTATTTCTGATTATCGAGACTGTGATGGATACAAAGGCGTATTCCAGAACGGGGGATCGTACGTAGAGTATCTACTTCAGGTGTCCGGCAGCATCCTTCCTGCGGGTCGACTCATTGAGCGTCTAGAGTGGGACTATCAGCGCGCGGAATGTGACCACGAGTTCAATCCGTGGGCGATTCGAACCGAAAGGAGGCAGTATTCCCCTGGTTTCCACTTGACGGATCCATCCGGTGAGGTGTGTGTAGAGCTTTCGGAAATTAGCCCCATCGCGGCATTCAGGCTATCCAATGGCAGGCACATGCGATCGGATCTCGTTGACTATACGCTGAAGGTGATGGTCTCGTCGGCCAAGAATGCCGAAACGAAATTGGACATCGCGCAGCATGTTGCCGACGGCCTACTGTTTGAGCTCGACGCTAGGCGTGATCTAGGCATCAATCTGGTGCCGTGGGAACGGGCTCGGGTGACGAGTCGCGGGTCGAGGTACAGGGGCAAGTCGAGCATCTCTTTCCCTGCAACTTCCGTGCCGCGTGAGGTAGCGGCACTGTTTTCATTCGCCACCGAAGCCGCAGACAACCCGCCGTTTTCATTCCTTTCTTACTACCAGATCCTTGAATACTACATGCCGCTGACTTCAAAGCGGGATGCCTTGAGGCGGGTACGTCGAGAAATGCGCGATTTCTCATTCGATATCTCTAACGACGCTTCAGTGTTGAGAGTGCTAAATGTCGTTGAGCGAACGAAAGGGTTGAGCGAGGAGGAAGCGCTCAAGATTCTGGTGCGTGATTGCGTCCGCGAGGATAAGCTGAGGGAACTGTTTCAACTAGACGCCTTCGGAGAGTATTTCTCACAGAAGGGTCCTATAGTGGGAGTGCCGCCGGTCAGCTTGAAGGCGACGAATGAGACTGTTGCGATTCAGGCCGCCAAGAGGGTTTACGCCTTGAGGAATAGAATTGTTCACGCAAAAGATGACCCCAAATATGCTGAGACACCGCAATTGCTTCCGCGGAGCGGTGAGGCAAACTCTCTAGGTCCCGATATCGCGCTTGCGCGTTTTCTAGCCCTAGAGACTATCGCAGATACTCAAGACTGATGAGGGTTTTTCTTGGCCTAGCGCGCAATCGAGCAAGGTAGTCTCGCGCGGTGAGCCCCGCAGGCTAGAAGAAGCTTGTGGAGGCGGCCAGTCGGGTTGTCGACGTACTGCATGAGAACACGGTAGTGGCCTCGATCCTCTTGCGGTAACCAAACGGCACATAGCAAGAAGCGACGCCCCCGCGCAAGCGGATCGAACCTCTTGAGGGCGTTCTGGAAGCGCCCACGGCGTGCGAGGCTTGGACTTGACGACGAGCAGATGGAGAGGGAGAGCGAGTGTCGCAGCAGGCGAGCCCTCGGGGGACTTTCCTGAAGATCGCAGACGCGGTGAAGGCTCAAATTGAGGCCAATCCGGAGATGACGGTGCTGCCGTCAGCCGCTGACATCGTGCGCGACCACGGAGTCTCGCGAGGTGTGGCGCTCCGTGTGTTCCGCGCACTCCAGGCGGACGGTGTCGCGGAGCCGGTACGTGGCGGCCGATGGCGAGTAGTCAGGGCGGGGCAGCAGGAGGACAGTCGACCACTGGTCGACCGGATCGCCGATGTGATCGCAGAGGACCAGCTAGAGGTGGGGGCGGCGTTTCCGAGCGCATCAGCGTTGTGCGTGCGGTTCGGTGTATCGCGGCCCACCGTGAGCAGGGCTCTCGACAAGCTTGAGGCAGCCGGATGGCTGTCGGAGGGAGGGCAGGGGAAAGTGCGAACAGTGCGCGCTGTACCGAGCAGAGAGGAGCGTCCCCGACCTTGATTCGTACGGGACTGACAGAGTGGGCCTACCCCCTCGCAGAGTCGCTGCTCTCCGGGCCGCTGCCGCGCCGCTGGCAGCACTCCCTGGGTGTTGCAGAGCGAGCGCGCACCATTGCTGCCATGCTCGGCGAGGACGCTGAGCTGCTGGAAGCTGCCGCAATACTCCATGACATTGGCTACGCGCCGGACTTGGCCAAGAGCGGCTTTCACCCGCTGGACGGTGCCCGGTACCTCCGCGACGTGGCACACGCCGACAGCCGAGTCGTGCGTCTCGTGGCGCACCACTCGTGTGCGTGGATGGAGGCAGAAGCCCGCGGGCTTCGTGAGGAGCTGGAGTCTGAGTTCCCTCGCGAGACGCCCGAACTCACGGATGCTCTCTGCTACTGCGACATGAACACCACGCCGGACGGCACAGCCACTAACCCTGTCGACCGCGTGAACGAGATTGCCGGACGCTACGGACCAGACAGCCTCATCGGAACGTTCATCCGCCGCGCCGAACCCGAGATCCTGGCGAGCACGGCGCGCGTGCTCGAACGGCTCGCGGCCACCGAGCGTCAGCCGATGTAGGGAGCCGTCCGTGTCCGGTCCATCGCGTGCTGGATCCTCAGTTGCATGGTGGGATGGATGTCGTACGTAGACAGGTCCGCTGGGTCGACCCAGCGGACCTGAGTCGTTTCGTTGCTCGTACGGACTTCGCCCCCTACCGGCCGCGCTCGGAAGCACATGCTGAACTGCTGCCGGACCTCACCGTCGTCGTACTGAAGCACGTGCGCCGGGTCGGTGTAGATCCCGCACAGTTCGATGACCTCCACCTTGATGCCGGTCTCTTCCCAGACCTCCCGCACCACGGTGTCGCTGATGAACTCGCCCGCGTCGTGCCCTCCACCAGGAAGCGCCCAACGCCCGTTGTCGGAGCGCTTGATCAAGAGCACCTGCCCCGCGGAGTTCTGCACGAACGCCACGACGGACGGAACTACCGAATTGGCCGGCGGGGCGTCGGGGTTGTGGAAGTGGTCGATGCGTCCCATGCTCAGGCTCCCTTGAAGTCGGCTTCCGTTGCCTGGCGTGCGCCTCCCCAGGTTTGTTCGATGCTATTGGCGTACGTGTCGAACAGCCCGCCGCCCGGCAGTCGCCGCAGGTGAAGGACCGGAGCCATGTACGCGGCTACGCCGTAGACGTGCGTGTTCACCAGGATCTCGTCGTCAGCGCGGTACAGGGAGTTGTAGAGCGTGGCTTCGTGGAGCCGGAACCGTATCTCCGGGTGGCTCTCGAAGAGCGGGCGATAGTTGACCAGGGCGTTGCGGATCTTGCCATCCATGAAGCCGTGCCCCTCATCGATGCCGCGCTGCTTCACCGCTGGGCAGTTGGGATCCCCGAGCAGGATGCGTACCTGCGTCTGACCCATGTGTCCCCCCAG carries:
- a CDS encoding HD domain-containing protein; translated protein: MIRTGLTEWAYPLAESLLSGPLPRRWQHSLGVAERARTIAAMLGEDAELLEAAAILHDIGYAPDLAKSGFHPLDGARYLRDVAHADSRVVRLVAHHSCAWMEAEARGLREELESEFPRETPELTDALCYCDMNTTPDGTATNPVDRVNEIAGRYGPDSLIGTFIRRAEPEILASTARVLERLAATERQPM
- a CDS encoding SPFH domain-containing protein, whose amino-acid sequence is MDATTVGIGVLVAAVLLATLALLFVFSRLFRKVEQGKALIVSKMRKVDVTFTGQVVLPVLHKAEVMDISVKTIDITRTGRDGLICRDNIRADIRISFFVRVNKTVEDVIRVAQAIGTTRASDKDTLQELFNAKFSEALKTVGKQMDFTDLYTKREELRYRIIEIIGIDLNGYHLEDAAIDYLEQTPLSQLDPANVLDAQGIRKITELTAIEHVRTNEFQRTEEKEITRQNVDAREAILELERRQADAEIKQKREIDTVRAREEAETARVMEEERLRSQGAFLKTEEQLGIQRENQAREVAVAQKNRERVIAIENERIEKDRLLEVIARERETELTRISAEKEVEAEKREIAEVIRERVAVDRTVAEQEESIKKLRAVEEAERGRQTVIIAAEAQAQEKLVKDIKAAEAAEQAATHRAAEQLTLAEAGLKAADLDARAKLRLAEGIQAEAAAEGLAAVQVRDKEAEVIEKAGLAEAEATQARLKAEAEGARAKAHAEAEAIGGRLKAEAAGLTEKAAAMAALDDASRGHEEYRLRLEAEKDIRLAGLDVQRQVAEAQATVLATGLENADINIVGGESVFFDRLVSSIALGKSVDGFVQHSETAQALAGPWLDGTSSFTDDLSRVLGSVSTADVQNLTVSALLMKLMNTGGANAGRLEQLMDRAGELGLADLPLAELNGGVKA
- a CDS encoding NUDIX domain-containing protein is translated as MGRIDHFHNPDAPPANSVVPSVVAFVQNSAGQVLLIKRSDNGRWALPGGGHDAGEFISDTVVREVWEETGIKVEVIELCGIYTDPAHVLQYDDGEVRQQFSMCFRARPVGGEVRTSNETTQVRWVDPADLSTYDIHPTMQLRIQHAMDRTRTAPYIG
- a CDS encoding response regulator transcription factor, translating into MTRVLVVEDDPRIVRALALNLKARMYEVGTASDGATALRSVAADPPDVVLLDLGLPDMDGIDLIRALRGRARVPILVVSARHASPEKIAALDAGADDYVTKPFSMDELMARVRAAVRRTTDVGAGESGIVTTDDFTIDLLAKRVRRGEENVRLTPTQWQLLEVLIRHPGRPVSHRQLLQEVWGPPYETQTNYLRVYMAQLRRKLETDPSHPRYLITEPGMGYRFEK
- a CDS encoding helix-turn-helix domain-containing protein, which codes for MSNERLRSALLAQGMSVQDLAEKIKVNPKTVERWITQGKVPYRRHQYATASVLKVDVTTLWDDSRTVDSAADLSKAEIVNVYPHRHMVPAGLWREMYGRAGKYLDVLVYAGLFLSEDPQFLNLLRKKVELGGHMGQTQVRILLGDPNCPAVKQRGIDEGHGFMDGKIRNALVNYRPLFESHPEIRFRLHEATLYNSLYRADDEILVNTHVYGVAAYMAPVLHLRRLPGGGLFDTYANSIEQTWGGARQATEADFKGA
- a CDS encoding GntR family transcriptional regulator; translated protein: MTVLPSAADIVRDHGVSRGVALRVFRALQADGVAEPVRGGRWRVVRAGQQEDSRPLVDRIADVIAEDQLEVGAAFPSASALCVRFGVSRPTVSRALDKLEAAGWLSEGGQGKVRTVRAVPSREERPRP